CTGTGGTACCAACGCGGGGCAGGCGGGGTGTAGGGCCGATCGGCTTCGTGCGGCGGGGGACCTTGGTCCCGCAACCGGGTCGCTAGCTGGACAGGTCTTCGCCGGCGCGGAGGTCGCCGAGCAGCTCCGCCTGGCTGCTGAGCACTTCGGTGAGGATGCGTCGCGCCACGGCGAGCAGCTCCGCGACCTGCGGGCTGACCAGCGAGTAGTACACCGCCGAGCCGTCCCGCCGGGTGACCACCAGGTTGGCCCGGCGCAACACGGCGAGTTGTTGCGACAGGTGCGCCGGCTCGATGCCCACCTCGGGCAGCAGCTCAGAGACCGCGTGCTCCCGGAGCGCCAGCAGCTCCAGCACCCGGATCCGGGCCGGGTGCCCCAGCGTCTTGAAGAACTCGGCCTTCACCTGGTACAGCGGCGCACTCACAGAGCCACCCCCTTCGGGTGGACACGCTACGTGGCCGCGATCCGGTTCGGTCGCTCCGGCAGGGTCGTGCCGTACTTTCGGGTCTCATGAGTTGCGAAGTTTAGAAAGTAGCGAGAACTGCAGTAGCGTGAGTCGCACCTCAGGACGGCGGATTTGCAGAGGCAGGCACGATGGCGATGATTGATACGACGCTGAAGGACGCGATGGGCATCGAGGGTGCCATCGGCGTCGCTCTCGTCGACTACACCAGTGGCATGACGCTCGGCGTGGCCGGCGGCTCGGCGGACCTCGACCTGTCCGTGGCCGCGGCTGGCAACACGGACGTCGTGCGCGCCCAGGTCCGGGCCATGGAGCTGGTGGGCCTCGGCGAAAACATCGAGGACATTCTGATCACGCTGGACACGCAGTACCACCTTATCCGGCCCGTAACGACGCGAGGCGGCCAAGGACTGTTTCTGTACCTGGCGCTGAACCGGAAGCGGGCGAACCTCGGCATGGCCCGGCACCAGCTGCGCCAGATCGAGGCCACGGTCGAGATCTGAGAAACGCCAGCGGGGGACCGCTTCTGTGCCGCGACGATGCCGATCCGATGAAGCACTCCGGACACGATGCCGACCTGGGATTCAGGGTGCGGACATCGAAGGAGATCCGGATGAACGGACGAAAGCTGTTCTGGCGCGGCGGCGTGGCACTCGCTCTGGTACTCGGCGGTTCGCTCGCCGCGCCCGCGGGCCCGGCGAGCGCTGCCAACATCATCAACACGTTCAAGACCACGCCGACGAGTGGCATGAACTCCACCTCGCCGAAGTCGGTGACCGTCACCTGCCCGAACAACACGTTCCTGTACGGGCCGGGCGCCGCCATCCAGGGTGGCAACGGGCAGGTGACGCTGGAGACGATGCGTCCGATGGGCGCGGCCAACCCGACCAGCGCCGTGGTGACGGCCCACGAGGTGGGCAGCTACTCCGGCAACTGGAGCCTCACGGCGACCGCCAACTGTGGACCGGCGGTCACCAACCTGCACGTCGAGCCGGGCCTGCTCGACCCGGTGGACTCCGACCGGGTCAAGGAGTCCGACGCGGCCTGTCCGGAGGGACAGAAGCTCTACGGCAACGGCTTCGACATCATCGGCGGGCTGGGCAACGTGTTCGTGCACGACATCATCACGACCGGTGCGCTCTCGTTGCGTTCGAACACGGTGCGCGCCACCGAGCACGGCACGTACACCCAGAGCTGGTCCCTGCGGTCGTACGCGGTCTGCGGCAACGCCGCCTCGACCCAGGAGCGCATCATCCGGGTCAGCGCGACCGACTCCACCGCGGAGAAGTCGGCCAACCGCTCCTGCCCGGTCGGCACCGAGGCACACGGCGCCGGCGCCCAGGTCACCGGTGACACAGTGGACCTGGACGGGCGGCTCACGATCGACCGGGTCGTGGCGGGTGAGTTCAACGGCCTCGCGATCGGCCACGAGAACGGCACCGTGAACGACAGCTGGAGCGTCACGATGTACGTCGTCTGCGCCAGCGCCACCTGAGTCGAAAGCCGCCGGCCGCGCGGCTGGCCTGGCGCGGCCGGCGGAGACTTCGGGACATGTCGGTGCGAGCGGGAAGGGCCGACCGATAGCCCGACCAAGCACATCACATCGACCTTCGTAAATCGAAGTATCGCAGCGTGCGACGAGGCTCGTCAATCTCCTTCCGGAAAGCTTCCGGACAGCAGGCGATTGTTCCGGGAAGTTGAACGAAACGGAACGGAGTCGTAGGGCTACTTTAGCGGGGGTATGTACCCTTTACCCAGGCAAAATGTCGAGAGAAGGCCACCACTGTTACCGGCAGATTTCCGGGAAGTGTTGACATGGCCGAGATGGCTCCCCAATACTGACGGCCGTCGACGGACCTCGACCGCCGTCGATCCGGGCGCTCACCGACCTGGCGCCAGAGCCGTCGACCGTACGACGACCGGCCATCCCCGGCCGGGCGGCACCACGCAGCCCGCCGGGGTCGTGTCCCCCGCCGCCTGGAACCCCCACGCCCCATGCTCCAGAGGAGGAAGCACGCTGATGAACGACCTGAACCCCGCCCCCGCTAGACCGACGAGGCGCCGCCTACGGCTGCTGCTCGGCGCCGCGTGCGCCGCGGTGCTGGCGGCCGGCGGCACGGTGATGGCCACAAACGCGTACGCCGAGGCGGACCGGCAGGTCTGCTCGAACACTACTGGCACGCACAACGGGTTCTACTTCTCGTTCTGGAAGGACAGTGGCGACGCCTGTATGACGTTGCGCGAGAATGGCCGTTACTCCAGCTCTTGGAGCAGGAGCACGAACAACTGGGTTGGCGGTAAGGGTTGGGCCACCGGTTCGCGGAGGACGGTCAGCTACTCCGGTACGTACAACCCGGGTAACAACAACACGTACCTGGCCTTGTACGGGTGGACGCGGAACTCGCTGATCGAGTACTACGTGGTGGAGAACTTCGGCAGCTACAACCCGAGCAGCGGCGCCCAGCGGCTCGGCACGGTCACCACTGACGGCGGCACCTATGACATTCTGCGCAGCCAGCGGGTGAACCAGCCGTCGATCGATGGCACTGCCACGTTCTACCAGTACTGGAGTGTGCGCCAGCAGAAGCGCAGCAGTGGCACCATCACCTTCGCCAACCACGTCGACGCGTGGGCGCGTGCTGGTTTGAACCTCGGCAGCAGCTGGGCTTACCAGGTGATGGCGACCGAGGGCTACCAGAGCCAGGGCAGCTCCGACATCACCGTCCGCGAAGGCAGTGGCGGCGGCACCAACCCCACCACGGGCCCGACCACGCCGCCGCCCGGTGGCGGCAGCAACTGCACCGCGACCCTCTCCGCCGGCCAGCAGTTCGGTGACCGGTTCAACCTCAACGTCGCGGTCAACACCAGCAACTGGACCGTCACCCTCGCCCTGAACGGCAGCCAGAGCATCCAGAACAGCTGGAACGCCTCGGTCAGCGGCACGACGGGCACCGTCACCGCCAGACCGAACGGCAGCGGCAACAACTTCGGCGTAACGATCATGGCTAACGGCAACTGGACCTGGCCATCGGTCACCTGCAGAACGGGCTGAGTCCCGACAACCCGTAACACCGCACCTGGGGGTGGCGCGGCGGCTTCGGCCGCCGCGCCACGTCGTATTCCGCCGACCGCCGGGCCGGTCACCCGCCTTCCGGAGCGGGAGAGGCCGCGAGCGCCTCGGCCAGCACCCGGTGGGTGGCGTCGCGCAGCTCCTCCGCGGTGGGATGGTCGGCGGGCAGCAGCGGCGGCAGGACCTGGACCCGGATGTTGGCGCGCTGGCGGAACGTCAAGCCGTGCTTGGGCAGGGCGTCCCGGGTGCCCCAGACCGCGATCGGATAGACCGGCACCTGATGGTCGACCGCCAGGGAGAAGGCGCCCATCTTGAACGTGCCGAGCCGCCCGTCGGCCGAGCGGCTGCCCTCCGGGAAGAAGAACACCGGTGCGCCGGCGCGCAGCAGGCTCCCGCAGCGCGCCATCATCGTGCGTACCGAGGTGCCGCTGCCGCGGACCAGCGGGACGTACCCGTTGAGCCGCATGTTCCAGCCCATCAGCGGCACCTTGAACATGCTGGCCTTGGAGACCCACTTGTACGGCCGGAAGAGGGCGAACAGCGCCAGCACGTCGACCAGCGAGCTGTGGTTGGCGACCAGGACCGCGCCGCCGCGCCACGGCAGCAGGTGCCGCCCGGACACGCGTATCCTCCACAGTGGATTGACGTAGATGTAGAACGCCGCCCACGCGGACGAGTAGAGGTGCAGCACCACCCGGCGCCGGTCGAACGGCAGCGTCACGGCCCAGACCACCACTGCGCCGAGGAAGAACAGCGGGCAGGTCAGCGCGACGATGGCCCAGAAGAGCACGGATATCGCGACGATCATCGCACCGGCTCCGGCCGTGAAGTGTTCATCTGTCTCCTCGTCGAGTCGTCGCCGTCATGGCGGGGGCGGCCGCTTCGTGTGAGGACGACGGACGGCCAGGTCACCAGGACGGCCGCGAGGATGTGCTCGGGCAGCCCCATCCACGACACCGGGGCCACGCTCACCGCAAACCACGCGAACAGTCCACACAGGACGGCGCTGACGGCGGTCGCGACCGCGGGCCGCAGCCATGCCGACTACCGTCAGCCATCGTGCTATCACGATGTACCAGAAACCCATGCCGATGATCACGCCGGTCAGCACCTCGCGGTGGGCGGCGTCGAGCCCGGCCATGTCGCTCAGCGTGGCCTTCAGCGGGTCGAAGCCGGCCGGCTGCAGCGCCTCGGCCGCGGGCGTACCCGCCATGAGCAGCAACGGCACCTCTACAGCGGCGGCCGAGTGCCCACGGGCATCCACCGTTCCCCCATTCCCCGCCGGCACCTCCACCGGCGGTCGGTGACGCCGGCGGGCCGCGGATGCACAATGGTGCCCTATCCGGGGGAAGGGCATCGAATGGCATGAGGATCGCGCACTTCTGTGACAGCCACCGGGATCGCTCCGACGGCGTGGCCACCGCGGTCGCGGCCACGGTGTCGCTGCTGCGCGGTGCCGGCCACGAGGTGCGGCTCTACCAGCCGGCGCCGCTGCTGGGCCGGCGGCGCGACCCGTACGGTGTGCGTTCGGTGCCGGTGCCGCTGCGCGACATCCGCGTCGGCGTGGCCCGCCTCGCCACCGCCCGCCCGGCGCCCGACATCGTCCACATTCACACGACCGGGCCGATCGGGATCGGCGGGATGCGGCACGCCCGGGCGCACGCGATCCCCGTGGTCATGACCTGGCACACCGACATGCTCGCCTATTCCGCCTTCTTCCCCGAGATACAGCTCGGTGCCGCGGCCGCCGCGCTGAAGCTGCGGCTCGGCTGGACGGCCCGCGACTACCTGCGCCTGCTGCGCCCCGGCAGCCGCCGGCGACGCCAGCTGCTCCGGCTCGGCGACGCGCTCGTGGACCACATCTCGCTCATCCTCGCCCCGTCGGAGAAGACCGCGGCGGGCTTCGCCGAGTTCACCCGGATCCCACCTGTTTGGACAGTGCCCACGTCGCTGGCGCTCGCGGACGATCCCTCGAGCCGGGCGGAGGTCCGCGGCGCGCTGGGCATCCCGCAGGCGGCCCCGGTGGTACTCGCGGTCGGGCGGGCCACCCCGGAGAAGAACCCTTCGTTGATGCTGGCGTCCTTCGCGCAGCTGCTCCAGCGGATCCCCGACGCCCATCTGGTGATGCTCGGCGTCCGGCAGCGGCGCCGCGCCCTGCTGCGGCTGGCCCGCGGGCTCGGCGTCGCCCACGCGTTGCGGGTCGTGGCCCCGGTGCCGCACGCGCGGATGGCCGGGTACTACCGGATGGCCGACGTGCTCGCGTTCGCGTCCACCACGGACACCCAGGGTTTGGTGCTGCTGGAGGCCGAGCAGATGGGCCTGCCCGCCGTGCTCGCCGACCCCGCGCTCGCGGCACGCCCGGGCGCAGGCACGGACGACGTCCGGCTCAGCACGCCGGCGCGGGCGGAACCCTTCGCCGCCGCCATCTGCCGCGTGCTCAGCGACCCGGGGCTGCACCGGCGGCTGTCCGAGGCGGGCCGCGTCGCCGCCGCGGCCTACCCGGCGAGCCGGTACCTCGACCGGCTGCTGGCGGCCTACCGCTCGCTTCAGCCAGCCGCGCAGCGAAGTCGAAGCGAAGGGACCGGCCGGTGACCGTTGCCAGGAAGAAGGTCGCGGTCGTGTGCGCGACGTTCAACAACGACCG
This genomic stretch from Phytohabitans houttuyneae harbors:
- a CDS encoding ArsR/SmtB family transcription factor translates to MSAPLYQVKAEFFKTLGHPARIRVLELLALREHAVSELLPEVGIEPAHLSQQLAVLRRANLVVTRRDGSAVYYSLVSPQVAELLAVARRILTEVLSSQAELLGDLRAGEDLSS
- a CDS encoding glycoside hydrolase family 11 protein; the encoded protein is MNDLNPAPARPTRRRLRLLLGAACAAVLAAGGTVMATNAYAEADRQVCSNTTGTHNGFYFSFWKDSGDACMTLRENGRYSSSWSRSTNNWVGGKGWATGSRRTVSYSGTYNPGNNNTYLALYGWTRNSLIEYYVVENFGSYNPSSGAQRLGTVTTDGGTYDILRSQRVNQPSIDGTATFYQYWSVRQQKRSSGTITFANHVDAWARAGLNLGSSWAYQVMATEGYQSQGSSDITVREGSGGGTNPTTGPTTPPPGGGSNCTATLSAGQQFGDRFNLNVAVNTSNWTVTLALNGSQSIQNSWNASVSGTTGTVTARPNGSGNNFGVTIMANGNWTWPSVTCRTG
- a CDS encoding lysophospholipid acyltransferase family protein is translated as MIVAISVLFWAIVALTCPLFFLGAVVVWAVTLPFDRRRVVLHLYSSAWAAFYIYVNPLWRIRVSGRHLLPWRGGAVLVANHSSLVDVLALFALFRPYKWVSKASMFKVPLMGWNMRLNGYVPLVRGSGTSVRTMMARCGSLLRAGAPVFFFPEGSRSADGRLGTFKMGAFSLAVDHQVPVYPIAVWGTRDALPKHGLTFRQRANIRVQVLPPLLPADHPTAEELRDATHRVLAEALAASPAPEGG
- a CDS encoding glycosyltransferase, giving the protein MRIAHFCDSHRDRSDGVATAVAATVSLLRGAGHEVRLYQPAPLLGRRRDPYGVRSVPVPLRDIRVGVARLATARPAPDIVHIHTTGPIGIGGMRHARAHAIPVVMTWHTDMLAYSAFFPEIQLGAAAAALKLRLGWTARDYLRLLRPGSRRRRQLLRLGDALVDHISLILAPSEKTAAGFAEFTRIPPVWTVPTSLALADDPSSRAEVRGALGIPQAAPVVLAVGRATPEKNPSLMLASFAQLLQRIPDAHLVMLGVRQRRRALLRLARGLGVAHALRVVAPVPHARMAGYYRMADVLAFASTTDTQGLVLLEAEQMGLPAVLADPALAARPGAGTDDVRLSTPARAEPFAAAICRVLSDPGLHRRLSEAGRVAAAAYPASRYLDRLLAAYRSLQPAAQRSRSEGTGR